A genomic stretch from Gemmatimonadaceae bacterium includes:
- a CDS encoding amidase gives MNTPEDRLEASESLVADMADELEASSGIDRRQFMFYSLVAAAASSFGVESARAQGAPLPAPEDWAPTIELPASLFQPPIVPPLALGNGEAPALQFQAYPGGTGALMEKLARERGRAAFDRSVFTVEKFSGAMPASDEDIAYLPAHRLSALLKQRKITSARLTAIYLERIKRLNPTLLCAVTIMEDSARAEAAKADAEIAAGKYRGPLHGLPYGVKDLFSTKGVPTTWGAADFENRIIDEDAEIVVRLRDAGAVLIAKLATGLFAQNDQWFRGRTNNPWNLNIGSSGSSAGPASATAAGCVAFSIGTETQGSIVSPSIRCGLSALRPTFGRTSRHGGMVLAWSQDRVGPICRSIEDCAMVFNAYHGVDEKDPSTLTTPFQFDRALKLSSLRIGVDPNAPKELVEKLKALGMTPKDVGPRPTVPGVGGGGLNVEYAAAFDSYVQRKAKEIGLDLTALPEPAADGRGNNAPFGNPPPNTSPMAPADWNPRFVGGRTARAFEFMQNQRRRMVLVAKWGEYMKDLDLFIGGPNADVGPNAQTGHPCAVVPYKFDVPQFGGGGGGRGGGGRRRRRTRWCRCGGRATATNVQAATHLRGDHRQPVQRRHDPVGRTSISEGHRLSSPAPGVVGDGRRETQDGRRPARECLPSAVFSLPSLPARHPRHE, from the coding sequence ATGAACACCCCCGAAGATCGTCTGGAAGCCTCCGAGTCACTCGTCGCGGACATGGCCGATGAACTCGAAGCCAGTTCCGGCATCGATCGCCGTCAGTTCATGTTCTACTCGCTGGTCGCCGCGGCGGCCAGTTCGTTCGGGGTTGAATCGGCTCGGGCGCAGGGCGCGCCATTGCCCGCACCGGAGGACTGGGCACCAACCATCGAACTGCCGGCCAGCCTGTTTCAGCCGCCCATCGTGCCGCCGCTGGCACTTGGCAATGGCGAAGCCCCGGCCCTGCAGTTTCAGGCGTATCCCGGCGGCACCGGAGCGCTCATGGAAAAGTTGGCGCGCGAGCGCGGCCGGGCCGCATTTGATCGGTCGGTGTTCACCGTGGAGAAGTTCAGCGGCGCGATGCCCGCCTCCGATGAGGACATCGCCTACCTCCCGGCGCATCGCCTGTCCGCCCTGCTGAAGCAGCGCAAGATCACATCCGCGCGTCTGACGGCGATCTACCTGGAGCGCATCAAACGGCTCAATCCGACGTTGCTGTGCGCCGTCACCATCATGGAAGACTCGGCCCGGGCCGAAGCGGCCAAGGCCGACGCGGAAATCGCGGCCGGCAAGTATCGTGGGCCGCTGCACGGACTGCCGTACGGCGTGAAGGACTTGTTCTCGACCAAGGGCGTGCCCACCACGTGGGGTGCCGCCGACTTCGAGAATCGCATCATCGATGAGGACGCCGAGATTGTCGTGCGCTTGCGCGATGCCGGCGCCGTGTTGATTGCCAAGCTGGCCACCGGGTTGTTCGCGCAGAACGATCAGTGGTTTCGCGGCCGCACCAACAATCCCTGGAATCTCAACATCGGCTCCAGCGGATCGTCCGCCGGTCCCGCATCGGCGACGGCGGCAGGCTGCGTGGCGTTCAGCATTGGCACGGAAACGCAAGGGTCCATCGTGTCACCGTCGATACGCTGCGGCCTGAGTGCGCTGCGGCCCACGTTCGGACGCACATCACGACACGGCGGGATGGTGTTGGCGTGGTCGCAGGATCGCGTCGGCCCCATTTGCCGTAGCATCGAAGACTGCGCGATGGTGTTCAACGCCTATCACGGTGTCGACGAGAAGGATCCGTCCACCCTCACCACGCCGTTCCAATTCGATCGCGCGCTCAAACTCTCATCGCTGCGCATTGGTGTTGATCCCAACGCGCCGAAAGAACTGGTCGAGAAGTTGAAGGCGCTGGGCATGACGCCAAAGGATGTGGGGCCGCGTCCCACGGTGCCCGGTGTGGGTGGTGGCGGACTGAATGTCGAGTACGCGGCTGCCTTCGATTCCTATGTGCAACGCAAGGCGAAGGAAATCGGGCTCGATCTCACCGCGCTGCCCGAACCCGCGGCCGACGGCCGCGGCAACAACGCGCCGTTCGGCAATCCGCCACCGAATACGAGTCCGATGGCGCCTGCCGACTGGAATCCGCGCTTCGTGGGCGGTCGCACGGCGCGCGCCTTCGAGTTCATGCAGAATCAGCGCCGACGCATGGTGCTGGTGGCCAAGTGGGGCGAGTACATGAAGGACCTGGACTTGTTCATTGGCGGGCCGAATGCCGACGTGGGGCCGAACGCGCAAACCGGTCACCCCTGCGCGGTGGTCCCGTACAAGTTTGACGTGCCGCAGTTTGGCGGCGGAGGCGGCGGACGCGGAGGCGGCGGACGGCGGAGGCGGCGGACGCGGTGGTGCCGATGCGGCGGCCGCGCCACCGCCACCAACGTACAAGCCGCAACCCATTTGCGCGGTGATCACCGGCAACCTGTTCAACGACGACATGATCCTGTCGGTCGCACATCAATTTCAGAAGGCCACCGACTTTCATCTCCGGCGCCCGGCGTTGTAGGAGACGGGAGACGGGAGACGCAAGACGGGAGACGTCC
- a CDS encoding DUF350 domain-containing protein, whose translation MQLSILVVNFGYAVFGVVLMFLSYRVIDKLTPQVDFPEELKKGNIAVAIFIAAIFVSIAIIIGHSLN comes from the coding sequence GTGCAGCTGTCAATCCTGGTGGTCAATTTCGGATACGCCGTGTTTGGCGTTGTACTGATGTTTCTCAGTTATCGCGTCATCGACAAGCTCACCCCGCAGGTCGACTTCCCGGAAGAGCTCAAGAAGGGGAACATCGCGGTGGCCATCTTCATCGCGGCGATCTTCGTGTCGATCGCGATCATCATCGGGCACTCACTCAATTGA
- a CDS encoding transglycosylase SLT domain-containing protein: protein MSRLIRRTRRLSRWFVAALLLTPMRESDAQRSGAARKPTTSRYDPIFRKYSKRYFSVAFDWRYFKAQAMAESDLDPQARSRVGARGLMQLMPSTYKAVATNRREFTSIDDPEWNIAAGILHDRDTWRMWEKSVPVEARPPFMFGTYNAGEGPITRASAAARAKNLDHAKWPSIEQVAPEIPRWRYQETLGYVRKIGTNYEVLRNGR from the coding sequence TTGAGTCGACTGATCAGGCGCACGCGTCGACTGAGCCGGTGGTTCGTGGCCGCGCTGCTGCTGACGCCGATGCGCGAGAGCGACGCGCAGCGCTCCGGTGCGGCGCGCAAGCCAACCACCTCGCGCTACGATCCGATCTTCCGGAAATACTCCAAGCGCTATTTCAGCGTGGCGTTCGACTGGCGCTACTTCAAGGCGCAGGCGATGGCGGAGAGCGATCTCGATCCGCAGGCGCGCAGCCGAGTGGGCGCGCGCGGGCTGATGCAACTGATGCCGTCGACGTACAAGGCCGTCGCCACGAATCGGCGCGAGTTCACGTCAATCGACGATCCGGAGTGGAACATTGCTGCCGGCATCCTCCACGATCGCGACACATGGCGGATGTGGGAGAAGTCCGTGCCAGTTGAGGCGCGGCCGCCCTTCATGTTTGGCACGTACAACGCAGGCGAAGGGCCGATCACGCGGGCCTCCGCGGCGGCGCGCGCAAAAAACCTGGATCACGCGAAGTGGCCCAGCATCGAGCAAGTCGCGCCGGAGATTCCACGCTGGCGGTACCAGGAGACGCTGGGGTACGTGCGCAAGATCGGGACGAACTACGAGGTGCTGCGAAACGGCCGGTAG
- a CDS encoding acyltransferase, which yields MRPHHSQYRRDLDGLRALAVGAVIVNHAFPAVWPAGFVGVDIFFVLSGFLITRIVVSERRRETFSFVEFYFRRCRRILPALVLVLTCTWVAGAIVLTSPEFESLGNHLVAASVFSSNLLLWREVGYFDGTAVAKPLLHLWSLGVEEQFYLLWPLIALSVATASSRTFKLVLALAAASFALSITQVTSHNASAFYLLPSRFWELLVGGLLAFRDLSRSRDGTIPESVGDVTSRGRASFALLGILLIGAAFLWIDEASRFPGYWVLLPVLGTALLIEAGPSTWIGRRLFGNRAMVAIGLISYPLYLWHWPMLSLFRLVGFDLGLTVADMLRWKIGLLALAVTLAAGTYRFVEMPIQRAAQRVGGSRTRQAFGIAALCSPLCLLGLLGFSTARTGGYPQRVPNLDPGLVTELRNGRRAISVREAQSVPCQPAADRIGVSWCFRSSQRDPDIAVWGDSHAWAMSFGLGATLVNRSVLLVAQSECPPVLGERFPARSSSLDCASKSEAALSFLGTQGSVKTVVIVSRGPLYVEGSDFGKGNAPLNDVLVDGTLIPFLGNRAAMFESGLARAVERLLGFSMNVVLALDVPELGFSLSECVVARPLGLTQLRTDCATPYQAFLQRNARYHAIVRRVASHYPNVRVWDASEPLCESQSCVARLGKHLLYVDDDHLSLYGSQRVAGGLERILRGLEPSAVPGTAPLR from the coding sequence ATGCGACCACATCATTCTCAGTACCGGCGGGATCTGGACGGGCTGCGCGCCTTGGCGGTTGGAGCGGTGATTGTCAATCACGCATTCCCGGCGGTCTGGCCGGCCGGATTTGTCGGCGTCGATATTTTCTTCGTGTTGTCGGGGTTTCTGATTACGCGAATCGTTGTCAGCGAGCGACGACGCGAAACGTTTTCGTTTGTCGAGTTCTATTTCCGGCGCTGTCGACGAATCCTGCCGGCACTTGTGCTGGTGTTGACCTGTACCTGGGTGGCGGGCGCCATCGTGCTCACCAGTCCCGAGTTTGAATCGCTCGGCAACCACCTGGTCGCCGCGAGTGTGTTCTCATCGAACCTCCTCCTCTGGCGCGAAGTGGGATACTTCGACGGGACGGCGGTCGCGAAACCACTGCTGCATCTCTGGTCGCTGGGCGTGGAAGAGCAGTTCTATCTCCTCTGGCCCTTGATCGCGCTCTCGGTCGCCACAGCCTCGTCGCGCACCTTCAAGCTGGTTCTGGCGCTCGCGGCGGCATCGTTCGCGTTGAGCATCACCCAAGTAACCAGCCACAATGCGTCCGCGTTCTACTTGCTTCCGTCCCGCTTCTGGGAGTTGCTGGTTGGCGGTTTGCTCGCGTTTCGGGATCTGTCCCGATCACGCGATGGCACCATTCCCGAGTCGGTGGGCGACGTAACGAGTCGCGGGCGGGCGTCGTTCGCGTTGCTGGGGATCCTGCTCATTGGAGCGGCGTTTCTGTGGATCGACGAGGCCAGTCGATTCCCTGGGTATTGGGTGTTGTTGCCGGTACTGGGCACCGCGCTGTTGATCGAGGCCGGGCCGAGCACATGGATTGGTCGGCGCCTCTTCGGGAATCGTGCGATGGTCGCCATTGGGCTGATCAGCTATCCGCTTTACCTGTGGCATTGGCCAATGCTGTCGCTCTTTCGGCTGGTCGGATTCGACCTCGGCCTGACCGTCGCGGACATGCTACGGTGGAAGATCGGACTTCTCGCGTTGGCCGTCACATTGGCCGCCGGAACCTATCGATTCGTGGAGATGCCGATCCAGCGCGCCGCACAGCGCGTCGGCGGAAGTCGCACGCGTCAGGCGTTCGGTATTGCCGCACTCTGTTCGCCCCTGTGTCTGCTTGGACTTCTGGGATTCAGTACCGCCAGGACCGGCGGCTATCCGCAGCGGGTACCGAATCTCGACCCGGGCCTCGTCACGGAATTGAGGAATGGCAGACGCGCCATCTCGGTCCGCGAAGCGCAATCGGTGCCCTGTCAGCCGGCGGCCGATCGAATCGGTGTTTCCTGGTGTTTCAGAAGCAGCCAACGTGATCCGGACATCGCCGTGTGGGGCGATAGCCATGCATGGGCGATGTCCTTTGGATTGGGCGCGACACTGGTGAATCGATCCGTCCTGTTGGTCGCACAGTCTGAATGCCCGCCGGTCCTTGGCGAGCGATTCCCCGCCAGAAGTTCGAGTCTCGATTGCGCATCCAAAAGCGAGGCCGCTCTGTCATTCCTCGGCACGCAGGGAAGCGTGAAGACCGTCGTCATCGTCTCCAGAGGCCCCCTCTATGTCGAAGGATCCGATTTCGGAAAGGGCAATGCACCGTTGAATGATGTTCTGGTTGATGGAACCCTGATCCCATTCCTTGGAAATCGCGCGGCCATGTTCGAATCAGGACTCGCGAGGGCAGTGGAGCGACTTCTGGGCTTCAGCATGAACGTGGTGCTGGCCCTCGATGTACCTGAGTTGGGATTCAGTCTCAGCGAATGCGTGGTCGCGCGTCCGCTGGGTCTGACGCAACTACGCACGGACTGCGCCACCCCGTACCAGGCGTTCCTGCAACGAAACGCCCGCTATCATGCAATTGTTCGGCGAGTCGCTTCACACTACCCGAACGTGCGGGTGTGGGATGCCAGTGAACCACTGTGCGAGTCCCAGTCATGCGTGGCGCGCCTGGGAAAGCACTTGCTCTACGTGGACGATGACCATCTGAGTCTGTATGGCAGTCAGCGTGTCGCGGGTGGGTTGGAGCGCATCCTGCGGGGCCTTGAACCATCAGCCGTTCCCGGTACCGCCCCCCTCCGCTGA
- the uvrA gene encoding excinuclease ABC subunit UvrA translates to MKDRIRIRGARQHNLKGFDLDIPRRALTVVTGVSGSGKSSLAFDTLYAEGQRRYVESLSAYARQFLERMEKPLVDSIDGLSPAGAIEQKNPTPTSRSTVGTATEIYDYLRLLWARVGHTHCRVCDRELRPDTVQSVTDVAMTLASGTRFAVACPLIRSTEVTHAVIEENLRARGFVRVAAGERLLHLDELATAGIDLATSPSLYIVVDRLRADTTMRGRIADAVQTAFNEGDGDVVLLFPEPVVPPASLHAAAPGTLVTRFAFTDRFECPNDGTRAPIPTPQLFSFNNPRGACPTCNGFGANLTYDEALIVPNADLSVREGAIDPWTAPRYEKQRRTVVEFARSLGVSPDARWSALPSAARHQLLRAKTRGYTGIYPFLEALEEKRYKQYIRIFLRKYQRAMSCATCGGTKLQPESLMVRVAGRHIAEVTALPIRDLRDWLDELALTDTEHQIADAVLREARARTRFLADVGLTYLTLDRATRTLSGGEAQRITLANALGAALVDAMYVLDEPSIGLHARDLDRLLTLLKALRDHGNTVIMVEHDLEAMRIADYMVELGPGAGELGGQVVFAGSMADAAHSPLTGQYLTGARSIPLPTKRRAVGPRWVDLRGATAHNVHDVDVRIPIGAMTVVTGVSGSGKSTLVHDILFHAIEARLHGEHSAKEHLGETVGSFTSLTGDEAFGDVVLVDQTPIGKSPRSNPVTYVKAYDEIRRLFSETPLARTRGYGPGHFSFNVTGGRCETCEGAGAIEVEMVFMADVFVPCDACGGKRFKPELLEVRFKNKTIADVLELTVDESIKFWPREDKLAQALWHVQQVGLGYLRLGQPATTLSGGEAQRLKIARELAVSAKGGVKKLYVLDEPTTGLHLEDIRRLATVFERLLDQGHTLVIIEHNLDVIKLADWIVDMGPEGGDGGGRVVAMGRPEEIVAVAASHTGHWLKRVLPDR, encoded by the coding sequence ATGAAGGATCGCATTCGCATTCGTGGGGCCCGGCAACACAACCTGAAGGGCTTCGATCTCGATATTCCGCGCCGAGCGCTCACGGTCGTCACGGGAGTCTCGGGCTCGGGCAAGTCGTCGCTGGCCTTCGACACGCTGTACGCAGAGGGGCAGCGTCGGTACGTGGAGTCGTTGTCGGCGTATGCGCGACAGTTCCTGGAGCGGATGGAAAAGCCGCTTGTGGATTCGATCGATGGTCTGTCGCCGGCGGGGGCGATCGAGCAGAAGAATCCGACCCCCACGTCGCGATCCACCGTTGGCACCGCGACGGAGATCTACGACTATCTGCGCCTGCTCTGGGCGCGCGTCGGGCATACGCACTGTCGCGTATGTGACCGGGAGTTGCGACCCGATACCGTGCAATCGGTCACGGACGTCGCCATGACGCTAGCGTCCGGCACGCGCTTCGCCGTCGCCTGCCCGCTCATCCGCTCGACGGAAGTCACCCACGCGGTGATCGAGGAGAACCTGCGGGCCCGCGGTTTTGTGCGCGTCGCCGCCGGAGAGCGACTGCTGCATCTGGACGAGTTGGCGACCGCGGGGATCGACCTGGCGACGTCACCGTCGCTGTATATCGTGGTCGATCGACTGCGTGCCGACACCACCATGCGAGGGCGCATCGCCGATGCGGTGCAGACCGCGTTCAACGAGGGCGATGGGGATGTCGTCTTGCTGTTTCCGGAACCGGTAGTGCCGCCCGCCAGCCTGCACGCCGCCGCGCCGGGGACCCTCGTGACGCGCTTCGCGTTTACCGATCGCTTTGAGTGTCCCAACGACGGGACGCGCGCGCCGATCCCGACCCCGCAACTGTTCTCATTCAACAATCCCCGCGGTGCCTGCCCCACGTGCAATGGATTTGGTGCCAACCTCACATACGACGAAGCCCTGATTGTCCCCAACGCCGACCTGTCGGTGCGTGAAGGGGCCATCGATCCCTGGACCGCACCGCGCTACGAAAAGCAGCGCCGCACCGTGGTGGAGTTCGCCCGCTCCCTGGGCGTGTCGCCCGACGCCCGCTGGAGTGCCCTGCCGTCCGCTGCCCGCCATCAGTTGCTGCGCGCGAAGACTCGCGGATACACGGGCATCTATCCCTTCCTGGAAGCGCTCGAGGAGAAGCGATACAAGCAGTACATCCGCATTTTCCTTCGCAAATACCAGCGCGCCATGTCGTGTGCAACCTGTGGCGGCACGAAGCTGCAACCCGAGTCGCTGATGGTGCGGGTAGCGGGGCGCCACATCGCCGAGGTCACGGCACTGCCCATCCGCGACCTGCGTGACTGGCTGGATGAACTGGCGCTGACCGACACGGAGCATCAGATCGCCGACGCCGTACTGCGGGAGGCACGCGCACGCACGCGCTTTCTGGCCGACGTGGGACTGACCTATCTCACCCTCGACCGGGCCACACGCACCCTGTCGGGTGGCGAAGCGCAGCGCATTACGCTGGCCAACGCCCTGGGCGCTGCACTCGTCGACGCGATGTATGTCTTGGACGAGCCCAGTATCGGGCTCCATGCGCGCGACCTCGATCGGCTCCTGACGTTGTTGAAGGCCCTGCGCGACCACGGCAACACGGTCATCATGGTGGAGCACGACCTGGAGGCCATGCGGATTGCCGACTACATGGTGGAACTCGGACCTGGCGCCGGCGAGCTGGGCGGACAGGTGGTGTTTGCCGGCTCCATGGCGGACGCCGCGCACAGTCCGCTCACCGGGCAGTATCTGACCGGCGCCCGCTCAATCCCTTTGCCGACGAAGCGCCGCGCCGTGGGCCCCCGCTGGGTCGACTTGCGGGGCGCCACCGCGCACAACGTGCACGACGTAGACGTGCGCATCCCGATTGGCGCGATGACGGTGGTGACGGGCGTGTCCGGGTCGGGCAAGAGCACTCTGGTGCACGACATCCTGTTTCACGCCATCGAGGCGCGATTGCACGGCGAACATTCAGCCAAGGAGCATCTGGGAGAAACGGTGGGCTCGTTCACATCGCTCACGGGTGACGAGGCGTTCGGCGATGTCGTGCTGGTGGACCAGACGCCGATTGGCAAGTCCCCGCGATCGAACCCGGTGACGTACGTGAAAGCGTATGATGAGATCCGCCGGTTGTTCAGCGAGACACCGCTGGCGCGTACGCGAGGGTACGGCCCCGGGCATTTCTCGTTCAATGTGACCGGTGGTCGCTGCGAAACGTGCGAGGGCGCTGGCGCCATCGAGGTGGAGATGGTCTTCATGGCCGATGTCTTCGTACCCTGCGACGCCTGCGGCGGGAAGCGATTCAAGCCGGAGCTGCTGGAGGTGCGATTCAAGAACAAGACCATCGCCGATGTACTGGAGCTGACGGTGGACGAATCGATCAAGTTCTGGCCGCGCGAGGACAAGCTGGCGCAGGCGTTGTGGCACGTGCAGCAGGTCGGACTCGGCTACCTGCGACTCGGACAACCGGCGACCACGCTGTCAGGAGGCGAAGCGCAGCGACTCAAGATCGCGCGTGAACTGGCCGTGTCCGCCAAAGGTGGCGTGAAGAAACTGTACGTACTGGACGAACCCACCACCGGTCTGCATCTGGAGGACATTCGTCGATTGGCGACGGTGTTCGAGCGCCTGCTTGACCAGGGACACACGCTGGTGATCATCGAGCACAATCTCGACGTGATCAAGCTGGCCGACTGGATTGTCGACATGGGACCCGAGGGCGGTGACGGCGGTGGCCGAGTCGTTGCGATGGGGCGACCGGAGGAGATTGTCGCGGTCGCGGCGAGTCACACGGGACACTGGCTCAAGCGTGTGTTGCCAGACCGGTGA
- a CDS encoding ABC transporter ATP-binding protein produces the protein MADASHTEDEIAGKAYDARLTRRLLRYVRPYRRLVAGSLVLIAVESAMQLAGPLLTRWVIDRALPARDPQLVVWAAFAFVVLLVAQFGAAYGETLFTSLLGQRVMRDLRAELFARLQRLPIAYFDRTPVGRLVTRVTSDVEALNELFTSGVVAGLGDLCTLLAISSMMLLVDWQLSLASLVVIPFVFLASRVFQAHVRTGYRDIRTRLAQLNAFLQERLVGVRIVQLFGREAAEVARFDTLNGSHLEAHLRSITVYALYFPVIEFLTTFALASLLVTSGFRVGSGALTIGTVAAFLQLVRRFFQPLQDLSEKYNILQQAMASSERIFGLLDTPEAPGLLATPDLAERVATLRQAGVTVRFEGVWFRYAAAGGVSDDTSQQGSPTDVLDGTAPWVLRGVSFTVRPGETIALVGHTGAGKTTIVNLLLRFYEPQRGRILINDVEIRDLPVDVLRAVIGYVQQDIFLFAGDVASNVRLGLPLDDASLDRAARRVGADRVVRRLPYGWHHQLAERGASVSVGERQLLAFARAIAADPALLILDEATSAVDSEIEAEIQAAVSELMRGRTTIAIAHRLSTILDADEILVLHHGEVVERGTHRSLRAIGGLYDRLFRLQVGERRGAAGADPQDSPASDSALRLRIDAALG, from the coding sequence ATGGCCGATGCTTCGCACACTGAGGATGAGATCGCCGGCAAGGCGTACGATGCGCGCCTGACACGGCGGCTGCTTCGCTATGTCCGGCCGTATCGTCGGCTGGTGGCGGGGTCGCTGGTGCTGATCGCCGTCGAATCCGCCATGCAGTTGGCCGGTCCGCTACTGACCCGGTGGGTGATCGACCGGGCCCTGCCGGCGCGAGATCCGCAGCTGGTGGTCTGGGCCGCGTTCGCATTCGTTGTGTTGCTCGTCGCACAATTCGGTGCCGCGTATGGCGAAACGCTGTTCACCAGCCTGCTGGGGCAGCGCGTGATGCGTGACTTGCGCGCCGAGTTGTTCGCGCGACTCCAGCGACTGCCCATTGCCTATTTCGATCGGACGCCGGTGGGGCGTTTGGTGACGCGGGTAACCAGTGATGTCGAGGCGCTGAACGAGCTGTTCACCTCAGGCGTCGTCGCCGGGCTGGGCGACCTCTGCACGTTGCTGGCGATCAGCAGCATGATGCTGCTGGTCGACTGGCAGCTGTCGTTGGCGTCGTTGGTCGTGATCCCCTTCGTGTTTCTGGCGTCGCGCGTGTTCCAGGCCCACGTCCGCACCGGCTATCGGGACATCCGAACGCGACTCGCCCAGCTCAATGCGTTTCTCCAGGAACGCCTGGTGGGTGTGCGCATCGTGCAGCTCTTCGGGAGGGAAGCCGCAGAAGTCGCCCGCTTCGATACCCTGAACGGCTCGCACCTCGAGGCACATCTGCGTTCGATCACGGTTTATGCCCTGTATTTCCCCGTCATTGAGTTTCTCACGACCTTCGCGCTGGCCAGCTTGCTGGTCACCAGCGGGTTTCGCGTGGGGAGCGGCGCGCTGACCATCGGCACAGTTGCCGCGTTCCTGCAGCTGGTCCGTCGATTCTTTCAACCGCTGCAGGACCTGTCGGAGAAGTACAACATCCTGCAGCAGGCCATGGCCTCCTCGGAGCGCATCTTCGGATTGCTCGATACGCCGGAAGCCCCCGGGCTCCTGGCGACGCCCGACCTGGCCGAGCGCGTAGCCACGCTGCGGCAGGCCGGGGTTACGGTGCGATTCGAAGGGGTGTGGTTCCGCTACGCCGCCGCCGGCGGGGTGTCCGATGATACCTCCCAACAGGGGAGTCCGACCGACGTCCTTGATGGAACAGCACCGTGGGTGCTGCGCGGCGTGAGCTTCACCGTGCGACCCGGTGAGACCATCGCCCTGGTCGGTCACACGGGTGCTGGGAAAACGACGATTGTGAACCTGCTCCTGCGCTTTTACGAACCACAGCGCGGACGTATCCTGATCAATGATGTGGAGATCCGCGATCTCCCGGTGGACGTTCTCCGCGCGGTCATCGGTTATGTCCAGCAGGACATCTTCCTCTTCGCCGGGGACGTGGCGTCGAACGTCAGATTGGGGTTGCCGCTGGATGACGCATCGCTGGACCGCGCTGCCCGTCGCGTGGGAGCGGATCGGGTGGTCCGGCGACTTCCCTACGGATGGCACCATCAGCTGGCGGAACGCGGGGCCAGTGTCAGCGTGGGCGAGCGGCAGCTGCTGGCGTTCGCGCGAGCGATCGCGGCCGATCCTGCGCTGCTCATCCTTGACGAAGCCACCAGTGCGGTGGATTCCGAAATCGAGGCGGAGATCCAGGCGGCCGTGTCCGAGCTGATGCGGGGTCGGACCACCATTGCCATCGCCCATCGCCTCAGCACCATTCTCGACGCGGACGAGATTCTGGTGCTGCACCATGGAGAGGTGGTCGAGCGGGGGACCCACCGGTCGCTTCGTGCCATCGGAGGCTTATACGACCGTCTGTTCCGGCTGCAAGTGGGCGAACGGCGGGGGGCGGCCGGAGCCGATCCCCAAGACTCGCCAGCATCGGACTCGGCTCTGCGCTTGCGAATAGACGCGGCGCTCGGGTAG
- a CDS encoding Stp1/IreP family PP2C-type Ser/Thr phosphatase: MQLSVAAGTDVGRIRAGNEDSLYADADSERGLFIVADGMGGHAAGEVASEMAVQIVARELAGTRDLAGPEPLAAMAHALREANRAIYERTIVEADKQGMGTTASCVLMGGGRWIIGHIGDSRVYLVRDGVFRQVTKDHSYVQEQVDAGFLTPEQARYHPYSNVITRCVGANAAVEADVLQGELQNGDLYLICSDGLTGMVEDPQLKKIFETRATPGRMVDAMITEANRRGGLDNITAIVIQVLSVHGMPTGTTGESLAAPRA; the protein is encoded by the coding sequence GTGCAGCTTTCCGTCGCCGCCGGCACCGACGTCGGGCGCATTCGCGCAGGCAACGAAGACAGCCTTTACGCCGACGCCGATTCCGAGCGGGGGCTCTTTATCGTCGCCGACGGTATGGGAGGGCACGCCGCGGGAGAAGTGGCGAGCGAAATGGCGGTGCAAATCGTGGCCCGCGAGCTTGCCGGGACCCGCGATCTGGCCGGCCCCGAGCCCCTGGCCGCCATGGCCCACGCGCTGCGTGAGGCCAACCGGGCAATCTACGAGCGTACCATCGTCGAGGCCGACAAGCAGGGCATGGGGACTACCGCCTCCTGCGTCCTCATGGGTGGGGGCCGATGGATTATCGGCCACATCGGGGATTCCCGCGTGTATCTCGTTCGGGACGGGGTCTTCCGGCAGGTCACCAAAGACCACTCGTACGTGCAAGAGCAGGTTGATGCCGGGTTCCTGACCCCCGAACAGGCGCGGTATCATCCGTACAGCAATGTGATTACCCGTTGCGTGGGCGCGAACGCGGCCGTCGAAGCCGATGTCCTCCAAGGTGAGTTGCAGAACGGGGACTTGTACCTCATTTGCTCGGATGGCCTGACGGGAATGGTGGAGGACCCGCAATTGAAGAAGATCTTCGAGACGCGGGCGACTCCCGGGCGCATGGTGGACGCCATGATCACCGAGGCGAACCGTCGAGGTGGCTTGGACAACATCACCGCCATCGTGATCCAGGTCCTGTCCGTTCACGGGATGCCCACAGGGACCACGGGCGAGTCGCTCGCTGCTCCACGTGCCTGA